CGACCCGTCGTTGTTCGAGGCGGCCCGGATCGACGGGGCCGGTCCGCTCCGCGAGTTCTGGCACATCACGCTGCCCGGCATCCGGGCGACCCTGATGTTCGCCATCATGATCATCTCGCTCGGTTCGCTGCTCGCCTTCGACTACTCCTTCGCCCTCACCGGCGGCGGCCCGGCCGGATCCAGTGACCTGGTGTCGCTGCTGGTCAACCGGACCGCGTTCACCGCGCTCGAGCCCGGCTACGCCTCGTTCATGGCGCTGGCGATCTCGCTGCTCGGCGGCGTCCTCCTGGTGATCTTCCACTTCATCCGCAGAAACGAGGACTCGCGGTGACCTCCAGGACGTCGGGCGGGGTCCGGCGGACCCCCATCTCCTACTTCGTGCTGATCCTGCTGACGCTGTTCGCCGGGCTGCCCCTGCTGATCCTGGTGTTCAACTCGTTCAAGTCGGACCTGGAACTCGGCCAGAACCCGCTGGGCCTGCCCTCGGGCCTGGAGTTCGACAACTACACCGAGGCCTGGACGCGGGGCAGCATCGGCCGGGGCATGTGGAACAGCGTCATCCTGGTGGGCGGCACCGTGATCGGCACCTGCGTGTTCGCGGGCGCGGCGGCCTACTCGATGGCACGGCTCGACCTGCCGTTCAAGCGGGGCATGGAGAACTACCTGTTCGTGGTGATCTCGCTGCCGGTGCAGATGTTCATCGTGCCGCTGTTCTTCCTGTGGTCGAACCTGTCCCTGATCGACAGCCTGTTCGGCCTGATCATCATCTACGTGGCGCTGAACACGCCGTTCTCGGTGCTGCTGTTGCGCACGTTCCTGGTCGGCATCCCCAGAGAACTCGACGAGGCGGCCAGGATCGACGGCGCCAACGAGTGGCAGATCGCCTGGCGCGTCATCCTGCCCCTGGCCAGACCGGGACTGCTGACCGTGGGGCTGGTGGCGGGCCTGGGGGCGTACTCGGAACTGCTCTTCGCGGTCATCTTCGTGACCACGCCGGAGAAGTTGCCGATGGCCACCGCGCTGCTCCAGTACAGCCAGGGGCACACCCAGCTATTCGGGCTGGTCAACGCGGCGGCGGTCATCATGACGCTGCCCGCGGTGCTGCTGTTCCTGTTCATGCAGCGCAAGTTCATCGCGGGCCTGGCCAGCGGTGGGGTGAAGGGTTAACGCGAGCGATGCGCCCGGCGGTACTCGCCCGGCGACTTGCCGGTGAACTTCTTGAAGGCCACTCCCATGTACTCGGAGTGGCTGAAGTTCATCCGCCCGGCGAGTTGCGGCAACGACCAGTCGGTCTGGATCAGCAGGTCGGCGAGGCGCTCCATGCGGACCCGGGTGATCTCCTCGTGAACGGTACGGCCCAGCACCTGCGTGAACCGGTAGTCGAGCGAGCGCCGCGAGAGCCCCACGTGGCGCTGCACGGCCTCCACCGGCAGGCCGTCGTCGACGCGGTCCCGGATGAGCTGGAGCGCGCAGGCCACGATCGGGTCGTCCACGGCCAGGATGTCGCTCGACTGCCGGGTGACCACCCGGAGCGGCTCGATCAGGTGCAGCTTCGGCGCGAGAGCCTGGCCGGACATCATCTGGTCGAGCAGCGAGGCGGCCAGGAAACCGGTGTGGGTGGTGTCGGGCTGGATGCTCGACAGCGGCGGCGTGGTCAGGTTGCAGATCAGCTCGTCGTTGTCGACGCCCAGCACGGCGACGGTGTCCGGCACCGCCAGATTGGCGATCTTGCAGGCCTCCAGGATCTCCTGCCCGGCGATGTCGTAGCAGGCCAGCACGCCCACCGGCTTGGGCAGCCCGAGCAGCCAGTCGGCCATCGCCTCACGTTCGGCGGCCAGGTGGCGGGTGTGTTCCATCCGGAACTCGTCCACGGCCAGGTCGTGCCGGGTGGCGTGCGCGACGAACCCGGTGCCGCGTTTCACCGACCAGCCGAACCGGGCGTCGCCGCAGTAGGCGACGTTCCTGAGCCCCCGCACGGCGAAGTGCTCGACGGCGAGCCGG
This region of Streptosporangium sp. NBC_01495 genomic DNA includes:
- a CDS encoding carbohydrate ABC transporter permease is translated as MTSRTSGGVRRTPISYFVLILLTLFAGLPLLILVFNSFKSDLELGQNPLGLPSGLEFDNYTEAWTRGSIGRGMWNSVILVGGTVIGTCVFAGAAAYSMARLDLPFKRGMENYLFVVISLPVQMFIVPLFFLWSNLSLIDSLFGLIIIYVALNTPFSVLLLRTFLVGIPRELDEAARIDGANEWQIAWRVILPLARPGLLTVGLVAGLGAYSELLFAVIFVTTPEKLPMATALLQYSQGHTQLFGLVNAAAVIMTLPAVLLFLFMQRKFIAGLASGGVKG
- a CDS encoding AraC family transcriptional regulator, yielding MPETRHVALLVETSNAYARGLLVGIKKYLVTHPGWSIYLGEHSRQESDLSWLDGWQGDGVIARIENAETARQVRRLGVPTVDLSAAYLAPELSCVETDDDVIARLAVEHFAVRGLRNVAYCGDARFGWSVKRGTGFVAHATRHDLAVDEFRMEHTRHLAAEREAMADWLLGLPKPVGVLACYDIAGQEILEACKIANLAVPDTVAVLGVDNDELICNLTTPPLSSIQPDTTHTGFLAASLLDQMMSGQALAPKLHLIEPLRVVTRQSSDILAVDDPIVACALQLIRDRVDDGLPVEAVQRHVGLSRRSLDYRFTQVLGRTVHEEITRVRMERLADLLIQTDWSLPQLAGRMNFSHSEYMGVAFKKFTGKSPGEYRRAHRSR